In one Xyrauchen texanus isolate HMW12.3.18 chromosome 18, RBS_HiC_50CHRs, whole genome shotgun sequence genomic region, the following are encoded:
- the LOC127658684 gene encoding leucine-rich repeat-containing protein 3 → MTFPGGTIDVSRKVFIHHFCPLILRSLFTVIFFSVMGSACPKSCHCSERNGLTVVQCSTRNLEEIPPDLPHDTVSLLLSSNHITKIPNQAFKNLPWLQELDLSRNAIDTVDAGAFQGVTESLRALDLSHNHMQSVPKEAFARLHAKISLSNNPWHCECTLQEVLRELRLDPETVNEVSCHTSVQEEYAGKPVIQVLDSGINFCNFHHKTTDVAMFVTMFGWFTMVIAYVIYYVRHNQEDARRHLEYLKSLPSSSQISKDFDTISTVL, encoded by the coding sequence ATGACTTTCCCTGGTGGGACTATTGATGTGTCAAGGAAAGTCTTCATCCATCATTTCTGTCCCCTTATCCTGAGATCACtttttacagtgattttttttagTGTGATGGGTTCTGCTTGTCCCAAGAGCTGCCACTGCTCTGAAAGGAATGGCTTGACAGTAGTGCAATGTTCCACTCGCAACCTAGAGGAGATCCCCCCTGACCTTCCCCACGATACTGTGTCACTTCTGCTGTCCTCCAATCACATCACCAAAATCCCCAACCAGGCTTTCAAAAACCTTCCCTGGCTCCAAGAGCTGGACTTGTCAAGGAATGCTATTGACACGGTGGACGCTGGGGCTTTTCAGGGTGTCACCGAGAGCTTGCGGGCTCTTGATCTGTCCCATAACCATATGCAAAGTGTACCCAAGGAGGCTTTCGCTCGGCTGCATGCCAAAATCAGCCTGTCCAACAACCCATGGCACTGTGAGTGCACCCTTCAGGAGGTGTTGAGGGAACTCAGGCTGGATCCTGAGACTGTGAACGAGGTGAGTTGCCACACCTCTGTCCAGGAGGAGTATGCGGGCAAGCCTGTCATCCAAGTGTTGGATTCGGGCATAAACTTTTGTAACTTTCACCATAAGACTACTGATGTGGCCATGTTTGTCACTATGTTTGGTTGGTTCACAATGGTGATTGCTTATGTCATCTATTACGTACGGCACAACCAGGAAGATGCCAGGAGACATCTGGAGTACCTCAAGTCTCTGCCAAGTAGCTCCCAGATTAGTAAGGACTTTGACACAATCAGCACTGTTCTCTAG